The Candidatus Bathyarchaeia archaeon genome includes the window TTCGCAAAAAGGCCCGCGGAACCTGATCGTCAAACGGCCCTCCGATAGCCCCTCCAGCTCGGCGATGGCCTCGGGGCTATGATACCTGTTGTACTCCTTTATCGCCTCGAGGATCGCCCCCTCATTCATCCCTTAATCCCCTCAAGGCCTTGGCGATCCCTCCTTAAAACCGCGCTGGCTGGGCGATCGCTTATATTCACCCCTTCCCCAATGCGTTCGCCGGGCGTGCCTTGTTCCCAAACGTCGTGGAGGAGCGATCATATAGGGACAGGGTCCGAATATTCGAGGATAGGGCGCATGCGGGCGAGCTCTTGGCCCTGAAGCTGCAAAAATACTCGAGGTCCCCGGATGCGATCCTCTTCGCGATACCATCCGGCGGCATCCCGGTCGCGTTGACAATCGCCCGGGCCCTTGGGATCCCGCTCGATGTGGCGGTTGTCAGGAAGGCGCAGATCCCTTGGAACCCGGAGGCGGGGTTCGGGGCGGTGGCTTGGGACGGGGAAACAGTCCTAAACGAGCCCCTGATGGAGCGCTTGGGCCTCGGCCGAGCCGCCATCGAGGGGGCGATCTCGATGGCCAAGGCGATCGTCGAGGATAGGCTCAGGAGGTTCAGGGGCGATAAACCCTTCCCGGATCTTAGGGGCAAGACGGCCATAATCGTGGACGACGGATTGGCCTCGGGGTTCACGATGCTGGCGGCCGTTAGAGCGGTCCGGAGGATGGGCCCAAGGGCCGTGGTGGTGGCCGTGCCGACCGCCTCCTCCGAGGCGATCGCCCTATTGGCGCCGGAGGTGGATGGGCTCATTTGCCTCAACATCAGGGGCGGCCCGATATTCGCGGTCGCCGACGCGTATCGGCATTGGCGCGACGTTCCCGATGAGGAGGCGCTAGGGGCTTTGGAGCGCGCTCGGCGGGAGGGGATCGCCATATGAGGCAGATCGCCGTGATAGGGAGCGGGGGCCCGATACCGGAGGGGGTCCGCGCGATGGCGGAGGAACTTGGGCGGGCCATAGCACGCGCCGGCGCCGTCCTGATAACAGGGGGGAGGGGAGGGGTTATGGAGGCGGCTTGCAAGGGGGCCAAGGAGGCCGGGGGCTTAACGGTCGGGATCCTGCCCGGGCCGGATGGTCGAGATGCCAACCCATACGTTGACATAGCGATCGTAACGGGCATGGGGGACGCGAGGAACGTAATCAACGTCAGATCGGCCGATGCCGTGATCGTGGTCCACGGGGGCGCTGGGACCCTCTCCGAGGTCGGCTTGGCCCTCAAGGCTGGGAAGAGGGTCATAGCCATAAAGCCCTCCGGAGGAGTGGCGGAGCTCGTCGCCGGATTGGCCATGGGCGGAGGGAATGTGATCCCGGCGGGCTCCGTGGAGGAGGCGATCGAGCTGGCCTTGGGAGGGCCCGAGGGGCGCCATGGGGCGTTTGGGGAGCGGATCGGGGATGAAGATCGCTGAGGAGCTAGGCCTGAGGGTGAACCCAAGGCTTCGCGTCGTCGCCCTAACGGGCGCCGGCATATCCATCGAGAGCGGGGTCCCGATCTTCAGGGGCAAGGGTTCCATGTGGGAGATCCCCGAGGCCAGGAGGCTCGCGGAGAGGGCCGGGCCGCCTTGGAATACGAAGGAGACTTGGGAGTATTACGAATGGAGGAGGGGCCTCGTCAGCCGTTGCGAGCCGAATCGGGCCCATTATGCGCTGGCGGAGATGGAGAAATACTTCGAGGATTTCCTACTAATAACTCAGAACGTCGACGGCCTTCACGCTAGGGCGGGTAGCAGGAGGCTTTTGGAGCTTCATGGGAGCATGTGGAGGGGGAGATGCATCGAATGCGGCCAAGTCATCGATCTGCCCGAAACGCCCCTGAGGGCCTTGCCGCCCCTTTGTACCTGCGGCCAAGCCTTGCGCCCGGACGTCGTCCAATTCGGGGAGCCCATAGACCCCAAGATCCTGAGCGCAGCCTTCAAGGCCTGCAAACGGGCCGAGCTGTTCTTGGTTATAGGAACTTCGGCGGTCGTTTATCCGGCCGCCCAAATGCCCTTGGTGGCGATCGAAGGGGGCGCGAGGGCCGTGGAGATCAACCCGAACCCAACCCCCTTGACCCCCTTCATGAGCCTATCGATCCGCGGGAGGGCGGCGGAGGCCCTGCCTAGGCTTTGGGAGGAGCTTTTATCGAGCGCCTCTGGGTGAGGGCGCATTGGGCACTTATGGGATCCCGAGGATATTGCTCGGCACCTCGCCCTTCATCGGCGCCGGGCAATTCGGGCGCAAGGCCCCCTCCTATTACGCCAAGTTCTACCTGAACCCGGGGAATATATTGGGCATCATAAGGAGGGCCTATGGGCTGGGGATAGATGGAATCCAGCTCCTGCCCTATGGGCCCGTCGTGAAGGCGGTTGAGCGGGCCCTTGAGGAAGGGATGGAGCTGAGGATCGTTGGGAGCGTGAGGCTTCGGGAGGCGGAGGGGGACATAAGCCTATTGGAGCGGCTCGGGGCCGTCGCCATGATCGCCCATGCTGAGATCGCCGACTTGAGGGATCGGGAAACCCTCGAGGGGATCCTCAATGCGATCCATGAAACCGGGAGGCCGGCCGGGCTCGCATCCCACAAGCCCTTCAGGACACTGAGCTGGCTCGAGGGGCTGGGCTTGAAGTATGAGATCCTTATGGTCCCGGTGAACGCCGCCGGGGCCTTCATGGATTGTAGGCCCGAGGGGCTCGCGGCATTGCTCAAGCGCCTCGGGAAGTTCGTCATCGCGAAGAAGGCCTTGGCCGCGGGGTCGCTGCCGCCCGCGGAAGCCCTTACCTACGTGGCGAGCTTGGATTGCGTCAACAGCGTCGCCCTAGGGGTCGCCTCGGAAAAGGAGGTCGATGAAACAATGGCCTTGGCCAAGCGCCTCTTGGCTTGATCGCAGGTCGCGAGCCATAGCCTCGCTCCTGCGCGGCCCTTTGATCAATGCCTAGGCCGAGAGGGCCCCGCCGCGGACAGCCTCCACATCTCCTCCTTCGTGAGCTCATATAGGTTCCTGTAGGATCGATAGAGCCTCAGGTATTCGGCATGGGCGCTCTTCGAAGGCCTCGTAACCTCCCCGGCCCTAATCCACCCCTTTATGGCCCTCCAGCTCCCGATCGCCCCGCATCCGATCCCAGCGAGGAAGGCATCCCCCAAAGGGGCCCCCGGGTTCCTAGGGTCATAGCGCTGCGTTATGCCCGTCGCATCCGTGACTATCTTCCGCCAAAGCCGGCTCTTGGCCCCTCCATCGACCGCCACCCAGCCCTTGATTCTAACGCCCAGCTCCGCGTATATCTCCAAATGGTGCAGGAGGCCGTAGCCGAACGCCTCCAAGATGGCCCTATAGACGTGCGCATCCGTATGGTATAAGTTCAGGCCGAATATCATCCCCTTAGCCTTGGGATCCATTATGGGCGACCTCTCCCCCATGAAGTACGGCAATACGATTATGCCCTCGGAGCCCGGCGGGATCCTAGCGGCCCGCTCCTCCAGCTCCCTCAGGTCCCCTTCCCTCTTGCCCCTCAACCTCCTGAACCATTCCACTATGGCGCCGACCGTTTGCATCGCTATGGCCGATACCCATTTCCCAGGCCTGACGTGATGGCCGAAGTATAGCCCCCTATGGATTATCGGCCTCGAAATGCATGTATAGGCTGCGCCGACCGAGCCATAGGAGAGCATCGACTCCCCATCCTCTATAACGCCCGCGCTCAATGCGGACACGTTCGCATCGCATGACCCGGCCACGACCGGCGTCCCCTTCGCCAAGCCGACCTCCCTCGCCGCCGCCCCACTCACCTCGCCGACCACTGAGCCCGCCTCCACGAGCTCGGGCAGCATGGCTGGGTCGATCCCTACGGCCTCGCAGAGCTCATCGCTCCATTCGCCCTTTCGGACGTCCGAAAGCCCAGTCATATCGGCGACGTAATAATCGGAGGCGAAGGAGCCCGTTAGCTTGTTCAGGACGTAGCAATGGGAGGAGGGGGCAATCCTCTCCGTCCTCTCGAAGAGCTTGGGCTCATGTCGCTTGAACCAGAGGATCTTGGGCGCCAGCATCCTATGGCTTATTGGGTTCCCATTTATTTCGAGGAACCTTTCGTCCCCGAGCTCGGCCTTGAGGTGGTCTATCTCAGCCGCGGCCCTCGTATCCATATATAGGATCGATTTGCGGAGCGGCCTCCCCCTCCCATCCAAGGGCGTCAGGTTCGTCGAGAGCCCGCTAATGCCCACGCAGGCGATATCCCTCCCCTCCGCCCCCTTCAAGCATGCCCTAACGGCCCTCTTGAAGGCGATCCACCAATTCCTCTCCGGATCCTGCTCCGCCCATCCGGGCTTGGGGAAGGAGACCTCGTTGCTTACCCTCGAGCTTGATAGGATCCTCCCCAGCGGATCGACTAGGACGGCCTTGCAGGCCGACGTCCCTATGTCCACGCCCAGCAGATTGGACAACGGGATCAGGGCCCGGCTTTCATTTGGGCTTGAAGACGACCTCCTTGGGCCGCTCGTAAACCCCCCACTTCTCTATGGCCGCCCTCAGCTCCTCGTGGTCCCTCGCGTACTCCTCCAGCCTTATGCCCTTGGCGGCCGCGATCGAGGCCTGCACCATGGCCCTCACGCCGGCCTTGGTCCCCATCGGATGGCCCAAGATCCCTCCCCCCGCGATCATCATGAAATCAATGCCTATGTCATTGACGTGCTGCATCGCCAAGCCCGGGTATACGGCCCCTCCCAAGGCCGGCATAGCGGCCTTGATCCCGTGGAGCGGGTCCCTCAAGGCGCGGACGGACCAGAAGTACTCGCTGATGGGCTGGTACATCTTCCCATAGGGAGTGGAGAGGACCGTGAGATCCGCCCCGCAGATCCTGACGAGCTTCTTAATGACCGAATAGTTCATCCCAAGCCTCTCGGGCCTCATGAAGGCCCTGGCCATCGCCGGGTGGGCCAGTATGGGGACCTTTATGCTCGGATCCTCGGCTATCGCCCTGAGGATCGAATAGCCCGCCGTTACATAGTTTATTAGGAGGCAGTTGGCGCCCGCTTGAACGGCCCATTCGGCGATCTCGGGCATTTTGTCGACCTCATCCGTTATATTCAAGGCGTAGAGGCATTTCTTGCCGCTCTCCTGACAACCCCTATCGATGGCCTCCATCGCGGCCGAGAGCCTATCCTCCCTTTTGCAATACGACGGGTTGGATTGCATCTCATCGTCCTTTATCAGGTCCGCCCCTCCCGCGGCCGCCTCATAGCAGACCTTGGCGACCTCCCTTGGGGCCATCCCGAGCTTGGGCTTCATTATGGCTCCGACCAAGGGCCTATCGCCCACGCGGAGGAGATCCCTCAAGCCCCCTATCCCGAACTTCGGCCCCTTGAACTCCCTCAGGAAGGACTTTGGCATGAATAGGTCGACGAGCTTCACGGAGGCTAGGCCCATGGAGTATATATTGCCCGCTATGCCCGTCATGACCATCGTTATGGGCATGCCATCGCCGAAGTTCGCCAATGGGTGGGCGACCAAGGCGAGGAACTTCCTAGAATCGCCCTCGGCCGGGAACTCGTAGACCCCCAAGACCTTCCCTTGGCTCCTCTCCCTAATCTCATCCGTTTCGGTTGGGACCCTCAACCAAGTCCCGGTCGTGGCCTCGGCGGCCAAGGCCTCGGCCACCTTCGAGGGCTCCCTATCCCCGGAGGCCTCTATCCTATAGGCGGCTATAAGGAACGCCTCTTGGTCGATCCCCTCAAAGATCGAGAAGGCGTAGGGGTCATAGGTATATTCCCTCTCCAACCGGCATCCCCTTCGATCCTGATCGCTTCGATAGTATAAAATATAAAAATATGGTATAATCCCCGCGCATCCATTCACATCCCTTCGCTCTCAAGGGGCCCAGCCGGTCGAGGGCCACGGGGGATGGGTATGGATCCGCCAAAAAATGGCGAATGCTAATGCTTCCGCTCCAAGCGAAGCCAGCGGCCGGCGCGGCCTCTATGGCCCCGGCGAGCGACGCGATGGCATATTTCCGCTCCGGAGGAGGCCTTGGTTTGAATGGGCCGCGGTGGATCCCCTCAGCCGATCGAATGCGCCTCAATGGTTTGAGATTTCGGGCGGCCGAGGTTCACCGAACCCATGGATGGAGATCTCTTAGCTATGGCGACGCTCCCGATCGGCCTTCGTCTAAGCGAGGCGGCCCGCAACTATTCGGACTTTCGTGAATCGGCGGGCCCCTCGCTATATCTTCTCCCCGCACTTTGGGCAGAAGGCCGAGCCCTCCGGGTATTCGGCGCCGCAGTTCGGGCATCGGGCCGCAGCGGAGGTCTCGGGAGGGGGCGCCACCTCGGATGCGGGCTTAGGCCCTCGCCCCTTCAGGGCCAAGGCCGCGACCGCGATCCCAAGGGCTATGAGGCCCATCGCCATTAGGCCCGTCAGGCCGCCGGGGCTGGGCCTCGAGGACCGAGAAGTATGCGGGCGAGCTCTCGCAGCCCCGATGCCTCGAATCGCCGGACCACGCGGCCCTCATGGTCCATGCGCCGGCCATGCTCATTCGAGAAGGGGCTTCATTCTTCGTATTGGAACCTCAACCGGCACGCGTCATCCCCTTTGCAGAGCTGGGAATCGAGCGAGAACCCGATCCCCTCGTCGAACTCATCCGCCCAAGCCCGGTATTCCGCTTTGCATATCCTCTCCCCGATCCTGCCGGCTAGGGCCCCCCTCCCCGCCCTTTTCATGATCTCGAACCATGGGCACTCGTGGATCAATATCAGGGCGCGATCCCCCTCGGCCTCGAAGCTGGCCCTATAGCCCTCCATCCCGAATTTCGCCTCCAGGGCCCTCAATAGATCCCGCAGGCCATTCCCCCAGATGCCATAGAGCTCCCTTATCTTCTTGGATTGGATCTTGGGCATCGCCCTCCAGACCCTCTCGTCTATCTCCAATGCCTTATCGAAGGAGTCGGCTTCCTCGAGCATAACGAACCAAAGCCCATCGACCGCGAAGAAGGACCTCTTGAAATATTCGAGCGCCCTTTCGGCCATTCCCGAACGCCCCGATCGGCGGAACCGGTTGGCTATACTACCCTCTCGTCCCTTCTATAAACGGTCCCTTGGCATGATGCTATCAGGGAGCCATCCTCCGATCTGACCACGATGCGGTATAGGGCTGTCCTCCCGCCGAGGCTTTCCTCGAACGCCTCCGCGATTAGCCTCATCCCCTCCCTCGCCGGCGAACGATAGCTTATGCTCATGCATAGGGCCAAGGCCATTTGGCCATGGGAATTACTGGCCGCCGCGAAGGCCGCATCGGCCAATGAGAATATAGCTCCGCCATGGGCTATGCCGTGGAAGTTGAGCATATCGCCCGTGACGGTCATTTCCACCCTGCTATAGCCTTCCCTCAACTCCACCAACTTCATGCCCAAGGACTTCGAGAACGGATCCCCCTCGATCTTCTCCCGGATCCTATCCAGCGCGCCCATGTGGGCCAATCCGACGCGGGCCTCGAATTAAAACTAAGCCTTCGGGCCGCTCCCGCGCCCCTCCCCCGCCTTGCCCAAGGCCCTCCTCAGGACCTCCTCCGCCTCCCTCCCGAGGATCAAATGCCTCCTCGGGTA containing:
- a CDS encoding phosphoribosyltransferase family protein — its product is MFPNVVEERSYRDRVRIFEDRAHAGELLALKLQKYSRSPDAILFAIPSGGIPVALTIARALGIPLDVAVVRKAQIPWNPEAGFGAVAWDGETVLNEPLMERLGLGRAAIEGAISMAKAIVEDRLRRFRGDKPFPDLRGKTAIIVDDGLASGFTMLAAVRAVRRMGPRAVVVAVPTASSEAIALLAPEVDGLICLNIRGGPIFAVADAYRHWRDVPDEEALGALERARREGIAI
- a CDS encoding TIGR00725 family protein encodes the protein MRQIAVIGSGGPIPEGVRAMAEELGRAIARAGAVLITGGRGGVMEAACKGAKEAGGLTVGILPGPDGRDANPYVDIAIVTGMGDARNVINVRSADAVIVVHGGAGTLSEVGLALKAGKRVIAIKPSGGVAELVAGLAMGGGNVIPAGSVEEAIELALGGPEGRHGAFGERIGDEDR
- a CDS encoding NAD-dependent deacylase, with the translated sequence MKIAEELGLRVNPRLRVVALTGAGISIESGVPIFRGKGSMWEIPEARRLAERAGPPWNTKETWEYYEWRRGLVSRCEPNRAHYALAEMEKYFEDFLLITQNVDGLHARAGSRRLLELHGSMWRGRCIECGQVIDLPETPLRALPPLCTCGQALRPDVVQFGEPIDPKILSAAFKACKRAELFLVIGTSAVVYPAAQMPLVAIEGGARAVEINPNPTPLTPFMSLSIRGRAAEALPRLWEELLSSASG
- a CDS encoding FGGY-family carbohydrate kinase; translation: MSNLLGVDIGTSACKAVLVDPLGRILSSSRVSNEVSFPKPGWAEQDPERNWWIAFKRAVRACLKGAEGRDIACVGISGLSTNLTPLDGRGRPLRKSILYMDTRAAAEIDHLKAELGDERFLEINGNPISHRMLAPKILWFKRHEPKLFERTERIAPSSHCYVLNKLTGSFASDYYVADMTGLSDVRKGEWSDELCEAVGIDPAMLPELVEAGSVVGEVSGAAAREVGLAKGTPVVAGSCDANVSALSAGVIEDGESMLSYGSVGAAYTCISRPIIHRGLYFGHHVRPGKWVSAIAMQTVGAIVEWFRRLRGKREGDLRELEERAARIPPGSEGIIVLPYFMGERSPIMDPKAKGMIFGLNLYHTDAHVYRAILEAFGYGLLHHLEIYAELGVRIKGWVAVDGGAKSRLWRKIVTDATGITQRYDPRNPGAPLGDAFLAGIGCGAIGSWRAIKGWIRAGEVTRPSKSAHAEYLRLYRSYRNLYELTKEEMWRLSAAGPSRPRH
- a CDS encoding RuBisCO large subunit C-terminal-like domain-containing protein, with translation MEREYTYDPYAFSIFEGIDQEAFLIAAYRIEASGDREPSKVAEALAAEATTGTWLRVPTETDEIRERSQGKVLGVYEFPAEGDSRKFLALVAHPLANFGDGMPITMVMTGIAGNIYSMGLASVKLVDLFMPKSFLREFKGPKFGIGGLRDLLRVGDRPLVGAIMKPKLGMAPREVAKVCYEAAAGGADLIKDDEMQSNPSYCKREDRLSAAMEAIDRGCQESGKKCLYALNITDEVDKMPEIAEWAVQAGANCLLINYVTAGYSILRAIAEDPSIKVPILAHPAMARAFMRPERLGMNYSVIKKLVRICGADLTVLSTPYGKMYQPISEYFWSVRALRDPLHGIKAAMPALGGAVYPGLAMQHVNDIGIDFMMIAGGGILGHPMGTKAGVRAMVQASIAAAKGIRLEEYARDHEELRAAIEKWGVYERPKEVVFKPK
- a CDS encoding zinc ribbon domain-containing protein, whose translation is MGLIALGIAVAALALKGRGPKPASEVAPPPETSAAARCPNCGAEYPEGSAFCPKCGEKI
- a CDS encoding DUF6125 family protein; translated protein: MAERALEYFKRSFFAVDGLWFVMLEEADSFDKALEIDERVWRAMPKIQSKKIRELYGIWGNGLRDLLRALEAKFGMEGYRASFEAEGDRALILIHECPWFEIMKRAGRGALAGRIGERICKAEYRAWADEFDEGIGFSLDSQLCKGDDACRLRFQYEE
- the paaI gene encoding hydroxyphenylacetyl-CoA thioesterase PaaI, translated to MGALDRIREKIEGDPFSKSLGMKLVELREGYSRVEMTVTGDMLNFHGIAHGGAIFSLADAAFAAASNSHGQMALALCMSISYRSPAREGMRLIAEAFEESLGGRTALYRIVVRSEDGSLIASCQGTVYRRDERVV